From the genome of Pseudarthrobacter psychrotolerans, one region includes:
- a CDS encoding single-stranded DNA-binding protein: MAGRPRLEKHTVTGNLTADPVTRKVGESELVTFRLADTPRIFDREAKAWKDGETVYYDVAVRNAKLGGNVQGSLHKGNRATVTGNYEAVANVTKDQKPKPVLNHRIWAEDVSASLEFATVVIEPNPKGLWSDEMDAQAATVNVEQTAVKPNPKGLWSDEMDAQAATVNVEQTAVDHKWGLV; encoded by the coding sequence ATGGCTGGACGTCCCAGGCTCGAAAAGCACACCGTCACCGGAAACCTCACCGCCGATCCCGTCACCAGGAAAGTGGGAGAGTCCGAGCTGGTCACGTTCCGGCTGGCTGACACCCCGCGAATCTTCGACCGCGAGGCGAAGGCCTGGAAGGACGGGGAAACCGTCTATTACGACGTCGCCGTGAGGAACGCAAAGCTGGGCGGGAACGTCCAGGGTTCCCTTCACAAGGGAAACCGCGCCACCGTCACCGGCAACTACGAAGCGGTCGCGAACGTCACCAAGGACCAGAAACCGAAACCGGTTCTGAACCACCGGATCTGGGCTGAAGATGTGTCGGCATCGCTGGAGTTCGCCACCGTCGTCATCGAGCCGAACCCTAAGGGCCTGTGGAGCGACGAAATGGACGCCCAGGCAGCGACGGTGAACGTCGAGCAGACAGCCGTCAAGCCGAACCCTAAGGGCCTGTGGAGCGACGAAATGGACGCCCAGGCAGCGACGGTGAACGTCGAGCAGACAGCCGTCGACCATAAATGGGGCCTCGTCTAA
- a CDS encoding recombinase family protein → MDALAAAGISKEHIFMDKKSGATTARPGLQEALTHARDGDILIVHTLDRLGRTVRDTLNMVHDLKERGVGVRTLADPLAIDTAEPGAPMSQLAFVMLALFGQMERTYAAERTAHARAVATANGRRTGRPSVVDSAKLEHAALLRANGSEAAVNRQVWVYPTGRSKTLP, encoded by the coding sequence CTGGACGCCCTGGCGGCCGCCGGCATCAGCAAAGAACACATCTTCATGGACAAGAAATCCGGGGCCACCACAGCCCGCCCCGGACTCCAGGAAGCACTGACCCACGCGAGGGACGGTGACATCCTGATCGTGCACACCCTGGACCGGCTTGGCCGCACAGTCCGGGACACCCTGAACATGGTCCACGACCTCAAGGAGCGCGGCGTGGGCGTCCGGACCCTGGCAGATCCCCTCGCCATCGACACCGCCGAACCCGGCGCGCCCATGAGCCAGCTGGCGTTCGTCATGCTGGCCCTGTTCGGGCAAATGGAACGCACCTACGCGGCCGAACGCACCGCCCACGCGCGGGCGGTGGCCACGGCCAACGGCCGGCGCACCGGACGGCCGTCCGTGGTCGATTCCGCCAAACTCGAACACGCCGCCCTGCTCCGCGCCAACGGTTCCGAAGCTGCCGTGAACCGCCAAGTTTGGGTATACCCAACCGGACGGTCAAAGACGCTCCCCTAA
- a CDS encoding recombinase family protein, producing the protein MAYLGYTRISTAGQDDQLQRDALTSSGVQARDIYSDVTSGSKEAKSRPGMQKLMSYAQNGDTIVVWRIDRLGRSLLDVLNTVNGLRDKGIMVRSIADGIDPDTTTGRLMLNMLSTLAEYERELIVERVNAGIASARGAGAVFGRPPNDPVVTAEKLKIAANARAEGKTAQQAAELVGWSRATLYRAMQASGQTRPEPKAV; encoded by the coding sequence ATGGCATATCTCGGATATACGCGGATCAGCACCGCCGGGCAGGACGACCAGCTCCAACGTGACGCCCTCACCTCCTCGGGGGTCCAGGCCCGGGACATCTACTCCGATGTGACTTCCGGAAGCAAAGAAGCCAAAAGCCGGCCCGGCATGCAAAAACTCATGAGCTACGCCCAAAACGGGGACACGATCGTGGTGTGGCGGATCGACCGGCTCGGCCGATCCCTGCTCGATGTCCTGAACACCGTCAACGGGCTCCGGGACAAAGGGATCATGGTCCGCTCGATCGCCGACGGCATTGACCCGGACACAACCACCGGGAGGCTGATGTTGAATATGCTCTCCACCCTGGCGGAGTACGAGCGGGAGCTCATCGTGGAGCGAGTGAATGCCGGGATCGCCTCAGCCAGGGGCGCCGGTGCTGTTTTTGGCCGCCCACCGAACGATCCAGTAGTGACGGCCGAAAAGCTGAAGATTGCGGCCAATGCCCGCGCCGAAGGCAAAACGGCGCAGCAAGCCGCCGAACTCGTCGGATGGAGCCGAGCCACGCTGTACCGGGCAATGCAGGCAAGCGGTCAAACCCGCCCTGAGCCTAAAGCTGTATAG
- a CDS encoding LacI family DNA-binding transcriptional regulator, with amino-acid sequence MSPAAPESKITLSEVAREAGVSVMTASYTYSTPSRVSAASREKVLTAAEVLGYPGPDPSARSLRTGTSGALGVVLGETLSYAFDDPQATRFLAGIADVCAEHGLAMTILPTNGSADDDQHIRAAAVDAFVVWTTTDDDPVLDALALTGRPAIIHAGPKKKAFGLVGIDDRAAAQAVAALGLHQSQRPAIIAFPFTKERVEMISMGPDPATATFPVTRNRLLGYQDALTAAGFQWESVEVASCSINSFGEGARAAGRLLARPNPPDTILAMSDELALGTLEAASKAGIHVPRSLAVTGWDASDAASVKQVTTVHQNLRQQGAACALAAITGASTPAPHPWQLITGKTTR; translated from the coding sequence ATGTCACCTGCAGCACCGGAATCCAAAATCACCCTCAGTGAGGTAGCCCGCGAGGCTGGAGTCTCGGTGATGACCGCTTCCTACACCTACAGCACGCCCTCCCGCGTCTCGGCAGCGTCCCGGGAGAAAGTCCTTACCGCCGCCGAGGTGCTCGGATATCCAGGGCCCGACCCCAGCGCCCGGTCGCTGCGCACGGGAACCAGCGGCGCTCTCGGGGTCGTTCTGGGAGAGACCCTGTCTTACGCTTTCGATGACCCCCAGGCGACACGCTTTCTTGCCGGGATCGCAGATGTCTGTGCGGAACACGGTTTGGCCATGACCATTCTCCCGACCAACGGATCTGCTGACGATGATCAGCACATCCGCGCAGCAGCGGTAGATGCCTTCGTTGTGTGGACCACAACGGACGATGACCCGGTGCTTGACGCCCTTGCCCTGACTGGGAGGCCAGCCATCATCCATGCCGGACCAAAGAAAAAGGCATTCGGTCTGGTGGGCATCGACGATCGCGCCGCTGCACAAGCGGTCGCTGCATTGGGCCTACACCAGAGCCAACGCCCTGCCATCATCGCCTTTCCCTTCACCAAGGAAAGAGTCGAGATGATCAGCATGGGTCCTGACCCGGCGACGGCGACGTTCCCCGTCACGCGTAACCGGCTCCTGGGATACCAGGACGCGCTCACCGCGGCAGGGTTCCAATGGGAGAGTGTTGAAGTGGCTTCTTGCTCCATCAACAGTTTTGGTGAAGGAGCACGAGCCGCCGGCCGATTGCTGGCTCGCCCGAATCCTCCAGACACCATTCTCGCGATGAGTGATGAATTAGCCCTGGGAACTTTAGAGGCCGCATCGAAAGCCGGCATTCACGTTCCGAGGAGCCTCGCCGTCACGGGCTGGGATGCCTCCGATGCCGCGTCAGTGAAACAGGTGACCACCGTTCACCAGAACCTTCGCCAACAAGGCGCCGCATGCGCCCTAGCCGCCATCACCGGCGCTTCGACACCCGCACCACACCCATGGCAACTCATCACCGGAAAAACAACACGATAA
- a CDS encoding MFS transporter, with translation MIRSSSQSAHRLAWASYASFAAFGVFWGTWGASIPRIRSQAGISDGQLGTALLFIGAGALPAMLLTGRIIDRFGVRITAAVTLILLGSSGLIVALAATGFASLCFGLLLVGAASGAADVAINSAAGSAEKLAATPVITRSHGMFSAFVVVSSLVAGLSAALGAGTTFSFVLVVAASTIVSGYLLHASPAEVPSAPRRIKAETDDLRHRRGDPASGVPVLAILLVGILGAMAFAGENAHQSWAAVFFEDELGTGAALSSTAPAVFAAVVAITRFSTGGLQPAYAMRTLVLGAAAASVGATILAAAPNVIVALIGLAVAAAGTAVLYPTLLGIVSRSTEDATRGRTTSLLTTISYLGFLLGPVYVGLWSEAAGLRAAMAAIAALCAVLLALTPVLLRIRRKLIDPSPTPPVANTAHHPKQDDDAREHDLAE, from the coding sequence ATGATTCGTTCCTCATCGCAGTCCGCTCATAGGTTGGCGTGGGCGTCCTATGCGTCCTTTGCAGCGTTCGGTGTTTTCTGGGGCACCTGGGGTGCGAGTATTCCAAGAATCAGGTCCCAAGCCGGCATTTCGGACGGGCAGCTCGGCACGGCACTGTTGTTCATCGGAGCCGGGGCGCTGCCGGCGATGCTGCTGACCGGCAGGATCATTGACCGCTTCGGAGTGCGGATCACCGCGGCCGTCACACTCATTCTGCTGGGGTCCTCCGGACTGATCGTGGCCCTTGCCGCAACGGGATTCGCCAGCCTGTGCTTCGGGTTGCTCCTGGTCGGTGCGGCCAGTGGGGCGGCCGACGTGGCGATCAATTCGGCGGCAGGGTCCGCGGAAAAGCTTGCTGCCACACCAGTGATCACCCGCTCCCATGGCATGTTCTCCGCATTCGTGGTGGTCTCCAGCCTTGTTGCAGGCCTGTCGGCTGCGCTGGGCGCCGGCACCACCTTCTCCTTCGTCCTGGTCGTTGCCGCGTCAACGATCGTCAGCGGGTATCTGCTCCATGCCTCTCCTGCTGAAGTGCCCAGCGCTCCACGGCGCATTAAGGCGGAAACGGACGACCTGCGTCATCGCCGCGGCGACCCCGCTTCAGGTGTTCCTGTTCTGGCGATCTTGCTGGTGGGAATTCTTGGGGCGATGGCCTTTGCCGGTGAGAACGCCCATCAGAGCTGGGCGGCCGTGTTCTTCGAAGACGAACTGGGCACCGGGGCGGCCCTGAGCTCGACCGCTCCTGCAGTATTCGCTGCCGTCGTCGCCATCACACGCTTCAGCACCGGAGGACTACAACCGGCCTACGCAATGAGAACACTGGTCCTCGGTGCCGCCGCGGCCAGTGTCGGTGCGACGATACTCGCGGCCGCACCCAACGTTATCGTGGCCTTGATCGGACTGGCAGTAGCCGCCGCCGGCACAGCAGTGCTGTACCCAACGTTGCTGGGTATCGTCTCACGCTCCACCGAAGACGCCACCCGCGGACGGACAACTTCCCTACTCACCACGATTTCCTACCTTGGATTCCTCTTGGGCCCCGTCTATGTAGGCCTGTGGTCCGAAGCCGCCGGACTGCGCGCAGCGATGGCCGCCATAGCGGCCCTGTGTGCGGTCCTACTCGCCCTCACACCGGTCCTCCTGCGAATCCGGCGAAAGCTGATCGATCCCTCTCCCACCCCGCCCGTCGCGAATACCGCGCACCACCCGAAACAGGATGATGATGCTCGAGAACATGATCTGGCTGAATGA
- a CDS encoding DUF1349 domain-containing protein, with protein MMMLENMIWLNEPAQWTNTPNELTVVSDHDTDFWRETFYGFTHDTGHFLHREVVGDFTATVTLSGDFTTLYDQAGLMVRANKRTWMKTGVEYTDEALHLSTVITHGASDWSVMSLPRTPDEITMQVTRQGNALRTQYLQPQGMIGQWRMLRLGHLPLEDSCQVGMMMCSPKRGGLRARFRDFSITPSQRIDLHPHQKH; from the coding sequence ATGATGATGCTCGAGAACATGATCTGGCTGAATGAACCGGCCCAATGGACGAACACCCCGAACGAACTCACCGTGGTCTCTGATCACGACACAGATTTCTGGCGGGAAACTTTCTACGGCTTCACTCACGACACAGGGCACTTCCTCCACCGTGAGGTGGTGGGCGACTTCACGGCTACGGTGACGTTATCCGGCGACTTCACGACGCTCTACGACCAAGCCGGACTCATGGTCCGGGCCAACAAGCGAACCTGGATGAAAACCGGTGTCGAGTACACCGATGAGGCACTCCACCTCAGCACCGTGATCACCCATGGCGCATCGGACTGGTCCGTCATGTCGCTGCCGAGAACCCCGGACGAGATAACGATGCAGGTAACCCGCCAAGGCAATGCCCTTCGGACCCAGTACCTTCAACCCCAAGGGATGATAGGACAGTGGCGCATGCTGCGCCTTGGGCACCTGCCACTCGAAGACTCCTGCCAGGTCGGGATGATGATGTGCTCACCAAAACGCGGTGGACTCCGCGCCCGGTTCAGGGATTTCAGCATCACCCCATCCCAGCGCATCGACCTACACCCTCACCAGAAACACTAA
- a CDS encoding Rid family hydrolase, whose protein sequence is MPVHHFSPHLHQSTAPFSHFVQHGATGYTAGIIGQRTDDGSLVSGDVAEQCEAMMNNLKTLLEELRLSLSDLLRTTIYLTDYEDFEAINAVYASYLREPFPVRTTVQVAALPLGAKVQIDTVIAL, encoded by the coding sequence ATGCCAGTGCATCATTTCAGTCCGCACCTTCACCAGTCCACGGCTCCTTTCTCGCACTTCGTTCAGCACGGCGCGACGGGCTATACCGCTGGAATAATTGGTCAACGAACCGATGACGGTTCGCTAGTTTCGGGCGATGTTGCGGAGCAGTGCGAGGCGATGATGAACAACCTGAAAACACTGTTGGAAGAGCTCAGATTGAGCCTTTCGGATCTCCTGCGGACCACGATCTACTTGACGGACTACGAAGACTTTGAAGCGATCAACGCTGTTTACGCCAGTTATTTGCGTGAACCCTTCCCTGTTCGTACAACGGTTCAGGTAGCGGCGCTACCGCTCGGTGCGAAGGTCCAGATCGACACAGTCATCGCCCTGTAG
- a CDS encoding helix-turn-helix domain-containing protein — protein MSQESAQTEGIDWRVRPGALAEPEACDIRLEAVMSALSEPLRLTIVRKLMLESDDFDHPCGWFNLGRPKSTLTHHFRALRDAGLIRQRQYGLERRSRLRTEDLDERFPGLLQLVKNWQGRDIV, from the coding sequence ATGAGCCAAGAATCCGCACAGACAGAAGGCATCGATTGGCGGGTTCGCCCTGGAGCTCTCGCCGAACCGGAGGCCTGCGACATTCGCCTCGAAGCCGTGATGTCGGCGCTGTCCGAACCACTGCGGCTGACCATCGTTCGTAAACTGATGCTCGAGTCCGACGACTTCGATCACCCGTGCGGATGGTTCAACCTCGGACGACCGAAATCGACCTTGACCCACCACTTCCGGGCACTCAGGGATGCCGGATTGATCCGGCAACGCCAGTACGGCCTCGAACGCCGCAGCAGGCTCAGGACCGAAGATCTCGACGAGCGCTTCCCCGGCCTTCTGCAGCTAGTCAAGAACTGGCAAGGCCGCGATATCGTCTGA
- a CDS encoding MFS transporter: protein MTDVKQESPVPTTEPARPHFRVVLAAGLVTAVFILSNSPTPLYVQWQARLGFASGMLTVIFTAYIVGLLVALLVAGQLSDQIGRKKVILPGLIVALIACILFATATSVPMLLVARFLTGMAVGVIVSAGMATVVDVGGSARKQRSALAASVAMVFGAGLGPLLAGVLAQFLSNPIPIIFGIEFIVLGVSLVIAIILPVPALTIDKTRLPQIRLHLPSVPTANRRHLAFGIAVFGPGITATSFVLSLGPSLLSEQLGVTSPLIAGGTACVMFLAATGVQFAVKSQPIRRIFLMGATATILAMTSMTAAINLSTPLLLIVSAILSGAGQGLGQLGGLTLIGVHVPANRRAEANAVFNIGGYIPAGLLTVVSGYTIDWVGMPTATALFAVILIAAAAVAATHVYQRLPRHERA, encoded by the coding sequence ATGACTGACGTCAAGCAAGAATCGCCCGTCCCCACAACCGAACCGGCAAGACCGCATTTTCGGGTGGTCTTAGCCGCAGGCCTGGTCACTGCGGTGTTTATCCTGTCCAACTCGCCCACGCCGCTTTATGTCCAGTGGCAGGCGCGACTCGGGTTCGCCTCCGGCATGCTCACGGTGATCTTCACCGCATATATCGTCGGGCTTCTCGTTGCGCTCCTGGTCGCCGGCCAGCTCTCCGATCAGATCGGCCGCAAGAAGGTCATCCTGCCCGGCTTGATTGTCGCCCTCATCGCCTGCATCTTGTTCGCGACCGCCACATCGGTCCCGATGCTCTTAGTCGCCCGGTTCCTCACCGGCATGGCCGTAGGGGTGATCGTCTCGGCCGGCATGGCGACCGTGGTCGATGTTGGAGGGTCCGCCCGTAAACAGAGGTCCGCGCTTGCCGCGTCCGTCGCGATGGTCTTCGGGGCTGGTTTGGGCCCGCTGCTCGCCGGCGTCCTAGCCCAATTCCTCTCCAACCCCATCCCGATCATCTTTGGCATCGAGTTCATCGTTCTTGGGGTCAGCCTGGTCATTGCCATCATCTTGCCCGTACCGGCTTTGACCATAGACAAGACGCGATTGCCACAGATCCGACTTCACCTGCCGTCCGTTCCCACCGCCAATCGACGTCATCTGGCCTTCGGTATCGCGGTCTTCGGGCCCGGCATCACGGCAACTTCGTTCGTCCTCTCGCTGGGGCCATCACTGCTGTCGGAACAGCTCGGCGTCACCAGCCCCCTGATCGCCGGAGGAACAGCCTGCGTGATGTTCCTGGCCGCTACAGGCGTGCAATTCGCGGTCAAGAGCCAACCGATCAGGCGCATCTTCCTCATGGGCGCCACCGCCACCATCCTGGCGATGACGAGCATGACTGCGGCGATCAACCTTTCGACCCCATTGCTGCTGATCGTCTCGGCGATCCTCTCCGGAGCAGGGCAAGGCCTTGGCCAGCTCGGCGGCCTCACCCTCATCGGCGTCCACGTCCCAGCAAATCGGCGAGCCGAGGCCAACGCCGTGTTCAACATTGGGGGCTACATTCCCGCGGGTTTGCTCACTGTGGTCTCTGGATACACCATCGACTGGGTCGGAATGCCGACAGCCACAGCACTCTTCGCCGTCATCCTCATCGCCGCAGCCGCGGTGGCCGCGACACACGTCTATCAACGCCTACCCAGGCACGAAAGAGCATAG
- a CDS encoding AAA family ATPase: protein MIVWLNGTHGAGKTTTSALVQQLLPDARVLDAEKVGEVLMDVRPGLPATDNFQHWEPSRPLVIETARRVLEFTGGTLVMPMTVLVESYWREISGGLIEYGIPIRHFVLHADQATLRERIQNDKVLGPSTFRFSYVEPYAEAARTWLHNEAEVIDTTHITAAEAAQQIADSVLCR from the coding sequence ATGATTGTTTGGCTCAACGGCACCCACGGGGCGGGAAAGACGACGACGAGCGCGCTCGTGCAGCAATTGCTGCCCGACGCGCGCGTCCTCGACGCTGAGAAGGTCGGCGAGGTGCTCATGGACGTCAGGCCAGGGCTTCCTGCAACGGACAACTTCCAGCACTGGGAGCCGTCGCGGCCGCTCGTTATCGAAACCGCTCGGCGCGTGCTCGAGTTCACCGGCGGCACACTCGTGATGCCGATGACCGTCTTGGTCGAGAGCTACTGGCGGGAGATCAGCGGTGGCCTTATCGAGTACGGCATACCGATCCGGCATTTCGTGCTCCACGCCGACCAGGCCACGCTCCGCGAGCGGATACAGAACGACAAAGTCCTCGGTCCCTCGACGTTCCGCTTCTCGTACGTGGAGCCCTACGCCGAGGCAGCTCGTACCTGGCTGCACAATGAAGCCGAAGTCATCGACACCACACACATCACAGCGGCCGAAGCCGCGCAGCAGATCGCGGATTCTGTGCTTTGCCGCTGA
- a CDS encoding DUF5677 domain-containing protein: MGKTTGTQPPTVDESAAALRELLSMVSAEDPVTIQVMDHTLLRGLSIHAQVEHTVALTRSILLLVENGMFIQSMPLVRMSMECAVTAAWMAVTPFSGAAAAHDGGTKRLRLLKDLAVIAGEPDADGAYLQSEIAEFAKHASAEARIFQQRCESLVGAEWMYGYYRLLSEFSHAGSSLIDSYMEEMEDDGLAFADLSKFRYTNFALALQVVLLHIALTALDEVADGHPNAVKLKEIGERLGIQSNLRRKSK; encoded by the coding sequence ATGGGGAAGACAACTGGAACCCAGCCGCCAACGGTTGATGAATCTGCGGCGGCACTTCGCGAGCTGCTTTCTATGGTGTCCGCCGAGGACCCGGTCACAATCCAAGTGATGGATCACACACTTCTTAGGGGGTTGTCGATCCACGCACAAGTGGAGCACACGGTGGCGCTTACGCGTTCGATACTACTTCTAGTTGAAAACGGCATGTTTATACAGTCCATGCCTTTGGTTCGTATGAGCATGGAGTGCGCCGTTACAGCAGCGTGGATGGCAGTTACGCCGTTTTCTGGAGCGGCCGCAGCCCATGATGGAGGCACCAAGCGACTCCGCCTTCTTAAGGATCTGGCCGTCATCGCTGGCGAGCCCGATGCTGACGGCGCCTATCTTCAGTCGGAAATTGCCGAGTTCGCGAAACATGCAAGCGCCGAAGCCAGAATCTTTCAACAGCGGTGTGAGTCGTTGGTCGGCGCGGAATGGATGTACGGCTATTACCGACTCCTCTCGGAGTTCTCCCATGCTGGCAGTTCACTTATCGACTCGTACATGGAAGAGATGGAAGACGACGGTTTGGCGTTTGCTGACCTTTCAAAGTTCCGATACACAAATTTTGCCTTGGCTCTTCAGGTCGTGCTGCTGCACATCGCACTTACAGCATTGGATGAAGTCGCAGACGGCCACCCTAACGCTGTGAAACTGAAGGAGATCGGTGAACGCCTCGGTATCCAGTCGAATTTGCGCCGAAAGTCAAAATAG
- a CDS encoding VOC family protein, whose amino-acid sequence MAAPNLFLIYVTDVARSTAFYSDLFEMEPVAVTPRYVPFEVAPGVLFALWSGRGDTVMAASPRASEVGLMLSGSKAAVDDRYADWTAKGVTVIEEPHEDVFGRTFVIADPDGNLIRVSPVD is encoded by the coding sequence ATGGCAGCACCGAACCTGTTCCTCATCTACGTCACGGATGTCGCGCGCTCCACTGCCTTTTACAGCGACCTGTTCGAGATGGAACCCGTCGCCGTCACACCCCGTTACGTCCCGTTCGAGGTCGCCCCGGGCGTGCTCTTCGCCCTGTGGTCGGGCCGAGGCGACACTGTCATGGCGGCGTCGCCCCGCGCCAGCGAGGTGGGACTCATGCTGTCGGGTTCGAAGGCCGCCGTAGACGACCGCTATGCGGACTGGACGGCCAAGGGAGTCACCGTCATCGAAGAGCCGCACGAGGACGTCTTCGGACGCACCTTCGTGATCGCTGATCCCGACGGAAACCTCATCCGAGTTTCCCCCGTCGACTGA
- a CDS encoding WYL domain-containing protein, with protein sequence MKPQRLLSMMLLLQTRHRMTASDLADELDVSVRTVLRDVTTLADADVPVFTERGRYGGVVLLPGSQLDVSKLSPTEIDALKLLGLDPGQARQLGVDAPTRTAHRKLASRRPVAGHSLLPLSELVVVDNMPWFSPETHGVGVAHLGRDLQAGRRLRILYRSSAQRGASWRKVDPYGLLAKAGRWYLVADINGAPRLYSLERVRSWEVLPAGRCLRQGESLASVSRYLSASVENRSGITVVATLAVDRLDLARRILGSRLTGNRPLDAGRVEITVVYDQAEAVRQLLQFGAHLRVTSPPEAQSVMRDAATATAALYPG encoded by the coding sequence ATGAAGCCCCAGCGCCTGCTCTCGATGATGTTGCTGCTCCAGACCCGTCACCGCATGACCGCCTCGGACCTGGCTGACGAGCTGGACGTATCCGTGCGGACGGTTCTGCGGGACGTGACGACCCTGGCAGACGCCGACGTGCCGGTGTTCACTGAACGCGGCCGCTACGGCGGCGTAGTTCTGCTGCCCGGGTCACAGCTCGACGTGTCCAAACTCAGCCCGACTGAGATCGACGCCTTGAAACTGCTGGGTCTGGACCCTGGGCAGGCGCGCCAGCTCGGCGTCGACGCACCAACGCGCACCGCCCACCGGAAGCTTGCTTCGCGCCGTCCCGTGGCCGGTCACTCCTTGTTGCCGTTGTCCGAGTTGGTCGTCGTGGATAACATGCCCTGGTTCAGCCCCGAGACACACGGTGTCGGCGTCGCCCATCTCGGCAGAGATCTGCAAGCCGGCCGGCGTTTGCGGATACTCTATCGGAGCAGTGCCCAGCGGGGTGCCTCATGGCGCAAGGTTGACCCGTACGGTCTCCTGGCGAAGGCGGGCCGTTGGTACCTGGTGGCAGATATTAACGGGGCACCGCGGCTGTATTCGCTGGAAAGGGTCCGGAGCTGGGAGGTCTTGCCAGCGGGCCGATGCCTGCGCCAGGGTGAGTCGCTGGCCAGTGTGAGCCGGTACCTGAGCGCATCGGTTGAGAACCGCAGCGGCATCACTGTCGTTGCAACGCTTGCAGTCGACAGGCTCGACCTCGCACGACGGATCCTGGGCTCACGGCTCACCGGCAACAGACCGCTGGATGCTGGCCGGGTCGAGATCACCGTGGTCTACGACCAGGCGGAGGCCGTGCGTCAGCTGCTGCAATTCGGCGCCCACCTCCGTGTCACGAGCCCGCCCGAGGCGCAGTCCGTGATGCGGGACGCTGCCACCGCCACGGCTGCGCTGTACCCAGGCTAA
- a CDS encoding AarF/UbiB family protein has protein sequence MTARIDGARSISSMIAGLDDAGIRTLIDTAVPVGIGIGGTTNTVDIGGTTVFVKQLPLTSIEEAEPTATTSRLHLPFVSHYGIGCPAHAVGRELAAHQLTSKWVHTEAADFFPLLLGWRVVDVKCEADLREFDGPASPRQWGPHWPQVQTKLAAMKDASKSMVLFLEYVPETLGIWVRTSIAEGRGAAVFLDVVDQLLEATAWMNKHGFQHFDVHPGNILIRDGRLLFTDFGLALHHEFDLTAEEKASMPTHDGFDRDTALMHLLHWTLFELGYTSGPQRLELLRAAAADPTTPALDPVRAALGDGTDLIAQHASVAVYITEMFAVLTQNAFATQYRHP, from the coding sequence ATGACAGCACGCATAGATGGAGCCCGAAGTATCTCTTCGATGATTGCCGGGCTGGATGATGCGGGTATCCGGACACTCATTGATACTGCTGTGCCAGTTGGCATCGGCATTGGGGGAACAACTAACACAGTCGACATCGGCGGAACAACTGTTTTCGTGAAGCAGCTCCCGCTGACGAGCATCGAGGAAGCGGAGCCGACCGCCACTACGAGTCGACTCCATCTCCCCTTTGTCTCCCACTACGGGATAGGATGCCCTGCCCACGCGGTCGGGCGAGAACTAGCCGCACATCAACTGACATCCAAGTGGGTCCATACGGAAGCTGCCGATTTCTTTCCACTGCTACTCGGCTGGCGAGTCGTTGATGTGAAGTGCGAGGCAGACCTTCGAGAGTTCGACGGTCCTGCTTCTCCCCGCCAGTGGGGACCACACTGGCCTCAGGTCCAAACCAAGCTCGCCGCAATGAAGGACGCCTCCAAGAGCATGGTGCTCTTCCTCGAGTACGTGCCCGAGACGCTGGGCATTTGGGTCCGCACGAGTATCGCCGAGGGCAGGGGGGCGGCCGTCTTCCTTGACGTGGTCGACCAGCTCCTCGAAGCCACCGCATGGATGAACAAGCACGGATTCCAGCACTTCGATGTGCACCCAGGGAACATCCTCATCCGCGACGGCAGACTGCTCTTCACAGACTTCGGTCTGGCGCTTCACCACGAGTTCGACCTCACCGCGGAGGAAAAAGCATCCATGCCCACGCATGACGGCTTCGACCGTGACACTGCCTTGATGCACCTGCTTCACTGGACGCTCTTCGAACTCGGCTATACCTCCGGCCCGCAGCGCCTGGAGCTATTGCGCGCTGCCGCCGCTGACCCAACCACGCCAGCGCTAGACCCAGTTCGTGCGGCACTCGGCGACGGCACGGATCTGATTGCACAACACGCGAGTGTCGCTGTCTACATAACTGAGATGTTCGCCGTCCTCACGCAGAATGCGTTCGCCACGCAATACCGACATCCTTAG